The Primulina eburnea isolate SZY01 chromosome 13, ASM2296580v1, whole genome shotgun sequence genome includes a region encoding these proteins:
- the LOC140809292 gene encoding cyclin-dependent kinase inhibitor 5-like isoform X2: MEKYYLQERFEESTGAEEEGEVLMNFIKKRKLCPELQCAYCGDVEFPENSVSSVASVACGGDDDDESSGGVEESVVSADLEDIVDLQCEGLDTEISMAINCSGIQSSTPTSEIRGDSEQSSLESTPHATSNSACSTAETMPSAVEIEKFFAAAEKYEQKRFAEKYNYDIGKDYPVEGKYEWVPLHP, from the exons ATGGAGAAATACTACCTGCAGGAGAGATTTGAGGAGAGCACAGGAGCAGAGGAGGAGGGAGAAGTGCTGATGAATTTCATCAAGAAGAGGAAGCTGTGCCCCGAGCTTCAATGCGCCTACTGCGGCGACGTGGAGTTTCCGGAGAATTCTGTGTCCTCTGTGGCGTCTGTAGCCTGTGGtggagatgatgatgatgagtcgAGTGGTGGAGTGGAGGAGAGCGTCGTGTCGGCGGATCTAGAG GATATCGTTGATTTGCAGTGCGAGGGCTTGGATACGGAAATTTCCATGGCGATCAATTGCAGCGGG ATTCAGTCGTCGACACCAACGAGCGAGATTCGTGGAGATTCCGAGCAATCGTCACTGGAATCAACTCCGCATGCAACGAGTAACAGCGCCTGCTCGACGGCGGAGACGATGCCATCGGCGGTGGAGATAGAAAAGTTCTTCGCGGCGGCGGAGAAGTACGAGCAAAAACGATTCGCCGAAAA GTATAACTATGATATAGGGAAGGACTATCCAGTGGAAGGCAAGTATGAGTGGGTTCCTTTACACCCTTGA
- the LOC140809292 gene encoding uncharacterized protein isoform X1 → MEKYYLQERFEESTGAEEEGEVLMNFIKKRKLCPELQCAYCGDVEFPENSVSSVASVACGGDDDDESSGGVEESVVSADLEDIVDLQCEGLDTEISMAINCSGGIQSSTPTSEIRGDSEQSSLESTPHATSNSACSTAETMPSAVEIEKFFAAAEKYEQKRFAEKYNYDIGKDYPVEGKYEWVPLHP, encoded by the exons ATGGAGAAATACTACCTGCAGGAGAGATTTGAGGAGAGCACAGGAGCAGAGGAGGAGGGAGAAGTGCTGATGAATTTCATCAAGAAGAGGAAGCTGTGCCCCGAGCTTCAATGCGCCTACTGCGGCGACGTGGAGTTTCCGGAGAATTCTGTGTCCTCTGTGGCGTCTGTAGCCTGTGGtggagatgatgatgatgagtcgAGTGGTGGAGTGGAGGAGAGCGTCGTGTCGGCGGATCTAGAG GATATCGTTGATTTGCAGTGCGAGGGCTTGGATACGGAAATTTCCATGGCGATCAATTGCAGCGG TGGGATTCAGTCGTCGACACCAACGAGCGAGATTCGTGGAGATTCCGAGCAATCGTCACTGGAATCAACTCCGCATGCAACGAGTAACAGCGCCTGCTCGACGGCGGAGACGATGCCATCGGCGGTGGAGATAGAAAAGTTCTTCGCGGCGGCGGAGAAGTACGAGCAAAAACGATTCGCCGAAAA GTATAACTATGATATAGGGAAGGACTATCCAGTGGAAGGCAAGTATGAGTGGGTTCCTTTACACCCTTGA